The Deltaproteobacteria bacterium region TGGTTTTTTTTCTCACGAATGCCTCTAGAATTTGACTTCGTCTAAATAGGAATTCAATTTGCTCCAAAAGGCTAAATGCATTTCAAATTTAATTGAAATCAAACCCAAGGAGTATTTATGAAAAAAAAGATTTCCGCAATTTGTCTTCTGGCCATTTCGTCTACATCAACTGCTTTCGCTAACTCTAGTGAATATGTGGTCGAAGTAGGTGCTGTGGTCATACGTGGTCAAGCCGCTATGGATCTTTACGAAGATGTGGAAGCGAAAGAAGTGACGCTTGATGCGGTAACCCGCCAAGAATCACGCCAGAAACTGAACGGACCTGTTCGTTGCACGGCTGAATTTATCCGCGGTTTAAGCGAAAAAGAAAATGAAATGGGCGAGTGGTCAATGGTAGATGCTGAATGCTTAATAGAACTTCCTGCTAAAGCGATTGGCCCTCGCTACTAATCAAAATTGTAAAACCCTTCATTCTGAAAATTTTTAGCTACAGACGCGACCAAAGGCCAACGGTTCGAAGGCTGCGCGAGTTCAAGATTGCTGTGTCATTCTGACCATCGGACTTTGATCACAGTCGCCGTCGAAAGGCCTCGATCTTTTCACGCCCGAAAGTCTGCTCGGCCATCAAGAGATTTTGCGTGCGACAAAGAATTCGAAGGTTACTAGGTGCGTTCGTTCCACGGCGTTACACCCTTCGCGGGAGTCACGACCGTCGCAGACGGTGGAATTCTTTGGGTATTCACCTCAAAGCTTAATGCTTAATGACCCGCTTCTTGCAGAGTATTCCTACCATTAGCTATCTATTGTCAGAACTCCGGACTTCGGTTAATCATCTCGCGCTGTTCATTGCACTTCCAGGGGGTTATTTGTGAAGTCGAAGTTTTTTGTTTCTTTTGCTAGCGCGGTTGCCATGACGTTTTTGGCTGTTTCCAGTTTCGCAAGCGATCAAAATTCGAGTCTCGAGAAACACCAAAATGCCGATGGAAGAGTGATTGTTTGGGCCGTTGGCGAGATGAATAGTCGTTTTAAGGATGGTTCTTACGATCAGTTTGAAGGAATTCGTAAATCCATCATCTTTCAAATTGGGGCTTACCCAAACAGGCTCGGAAATTCACCCATCAGACGAGTTGGTTTTCAAGGAACTGCTATTCGAAGTTGGTCTACAGGAACAGAAACAGTTGCTTTCAATCTTGAAAAGGCGGCGGACCAAGGAAAGAACCTCATCTGGGAATTTTCCTTCAATACAAGAACACAGCTTATGGGTCAGTCTTCGACCACTTATAAAGGTGCTTTCTTCGTTGAGACTCAGAATGGAATCTACTATTGGTTAAAGAACAAGGACGGAAAAGATTTTGAATTTGGAGCCGATAGTTCGATAGATCTCGCAAGTATTGAATAATATCGCGGAACTTGTCTATCGGGCCTATTGCCGAGAAGGTGCAGGATGCTCGATAGCACAAGACTCCGTGATAAAAGATCGCCCATCGCGCGCTGCATACGCTTTCTGCGCCTTCTGCGAATTCGGGCGCTAAGATTGTGTCCTTCCTGTCTTTGTACGGAGATGCACAATCTCAAACTTTTGCACCTGTGGCCAAAATGCTTTTCGCCTAATAGATACGACGGGGAGACTCGAAGACGGCAGCTACCAGCTGCTCATTGCTGAGGATGTATTTCGCGATTATCAGTTCAACACCGACAACAGGATCGCGTTGCCGGTATAGTTCTGACCGGCCGGGAATTGGCTTTTTTTCAATAGCAGTTCGAACTGCAGTAAAAGTTAACTTCGTCGATTAGCTTTCACCGGGATCAATCACACTTTTAAGTTTCGCTTTTGGTGTCAATGACTGAAAATGGGTTCCGTCATTTTGGGAGATGATCAAGGTAGGGAGAAAAATATGTTGAATACGAAAGCCACTCTGTTTTTAGCGGCGGTATTGCTTAATTGCTTCTTTGTAGGCAGTCAGTCGCAGGCTTCTGAGACAAATGAAGATGTGAAAATCTTGAGTTCACGTTCAAGGTTGGTGACTTTCTTGCCTGTCGATTCCACAGAACGGATTATTAACAATCCGCGTGGTCCGGGGGAAGTCCTCAATACAAAATTCTGTAAAGAAGAAAGCTCGACAGTATATGGCTCGACAACTGAATTGTTGTTCGATTGCAACTCAGCATACGCAGAGGCCCTCGGCAAACCATTGCTAAACTATTCGTCATGGTCCGCGGAAGTTCACAAATATGAAAAAGAGGGCGTTTCATATTATTCTCGCAATGGAGCCTATATTTACGAAGTCACAGCTCTGATAAAGGCGGCGGCTTTTGATTCCGAAGTGTTCACCGGCATGGGCCTTCACGCAAATACGGTGACCTGGACGGAGGCCATCTACAACAGACACTGGGGTTTCTTAGTCGGCGAGAACGATGCGAACGGCGGCTTCATTTCTAAATCGGATATCGAGAAGATGAAACGCACGGTTACTCTGAAAAACGGTGAGAAAGCCTACGCCTTTGATTTTATTCTTGCGCAAATGAGCTTTGTGGCCGGCGCAAGTAAGCCAAGCTATGTTGGTTTAACGATTCGCCCGAATGCGAAATACGAAGTTAACGGGCAAACCTACGTTCAATGGGACAATGTGCAGTTTGATTATTTCACCGGACGAAGCTTTGATCTTTCGACTGTTTTGCTTCAATAGGAACCGTGATAGGGCCAGAGTAGATCTGGCCCCGTTTGCCCAATCTGCGCTGCAAAAGTTAGCGCATGCAGTTTCTGCGATTAGCGTAAAAGTGCAGTTGCATCTACGATCTTCACAACAGCCTCCTGAGCTTTCCCTGGCAAAGTGTCAGAACGAGGTCGCGGTGACACTTAAAACTCAGATGACTTTTTAATGGGATAAATTTCCCTAAGTAAAAAACTGCCGAATCAAATCAGCATAAATTTGTTTAACCGGAAGTTTCCCTGCGGTCGCTAAGAGCAAGGTCTTCTTCATGAATGCGAAACGCAAGGATTCCGATATTCAATAGTCCCCAGATCGCGGAAATTTGCCAGAATCCGAATATCATCGGTACGACGAAAATCTCGCAGACAACTAAAGCATAGTTTGGATGTTTGATGAACTTGTAAGGACCAGTTTTCCTTAGAGGTGCACCTGGGAGCGAAATGATCTTGGTTGTAAAGTAGCTTCCGAGTGTCACGAGTATCCAAGCTCGAAATGCGGTCAGGATCGCAAAAAAGGTCAAATACATCGCCGAGATTTCGACTGCAGGATTTTGTAAAATCAAAACGAGAATCGCCACAATCCAGGTCGTGTGAAGTGCCACGATGAGTGAATAGTGTTTGGGCGAAAATTCCTTTCCACCAAGCGAAACTAGACGTTTTGTGTTTCGATTTGCCCACCAAAGTTCGACAAGCCGCTGGGAAATGATAAAAGCCATAAGGCCTAAAGCTGGAATACTGAGTTCCATGCTCACGTGCCTTCCAAAAGCGTCATCGCCGTTGTGAATCCAGGGCCAAATGTCGACAAAAGAGCTCGTCCCTTAAGTCCTTCGTCCATGGCTTTTTCAAGAACAAACAGGACAGTGGGTGCCGACATGTTGCCAAAGTTTTTTAGAATTTCACGCGATTCTTTCATTTGGCCTTCAGGCAACTGAAATACTGACTCAAGTTCATCTATGACTTTTGCGCCACCGGGGTGACTGAGGAAGTTTTGTATATCAGAAAGTGCCAGTTTTTCTTCATCCAAAAATAAGTGCATCACTGGTCGAAAATCATTTTTAACAAGACCCGGAATTTTTCGAGAAAAAATAACTTTCAAGCCTTCGTCCGCAACGTCCCAGCCCATGATATCTAAGGAGTTCGCCCACCGATGTTCAGTTTGTGCTGATACACATAACCGGTTAGGCCCATTCGCCGCGAGATCTGAGGACTGGATAACCGCAGCTGCGGCGCCATCAGCGAATAGCGCCGTCGCGATGATATTTTGTTTTGATAGTTCGTCGCGCATGAAATTGAGCGTGCAGAGCTCGACGACGAGAGTAAGAACCGTCCGTCCAGGTTGGGAGGCGAGTTCGGCTGCGCGATTGAGTCCGATCAATCCACCAGCGCAACCCAGTCCAAAAATCGGCGTGCGGCGAACATTACTTTTAAAAGGGATTCGGTCCATCAATTGGGCTTCAAGGCTGGGCGTTGAGATCCCGGTGGTCGACAACATCAAGATGTCGGTGACGTCTTGCGGGCCGACCGATGCTTTCTTCATCGCTTTTCGCGCTGCTGTTTCAAGTAGATCCAATGATGTACTTACGTAGACAGCATTTCGGTCAGTCCAGGTGTGTTTTTCAAAAAACCAACTCAATGGCACTGCAGAGTAACGGGACTCAATTGCGGTGTTGATGAATGCATTTTTAAAGGGCGAAAGGTCTTGACCGCGTTCGGCGAACAACGCTTTAGCCGCATCGTAAACATCTAACTGCAAATGTTTGTAAACCGGGACTGCCGACGCCACAGAACGGATGACCGGTCGGTCCATCGATCGAGTTGTTTCTACTGACACGAAACCCTCCTACCTCAAAGGTTCAACTTCGACGTATTTTTCCCAACGACCATCCATAGATCGAAGAATCTCGTAGTATCGCGATCTTTCTCGACTC contains the following coding sequences:
- a CDS encoding type III polyketide synthase encodes the protein MSVETTRSMDRPVIRSVASAVPVYKHLQLDVYDAAKALFAERGQDLSPFKNAFINTAIESRYSAVPLSWFFEKHTWTDRNAVYVSTSLDLLETAARKAMKKASVGPQDVTDILMLSTTGISTPSLEAQLMDRIPFKSNVRRTPIFGLGCAGGLIGLNRAAELASQPGRTVLTLVVELCTLNFMRDELSKQNIIATALFADGAAAAVIQSSDLAANGPNRLCVSAQTEHRWANSLDIMGWDVADEGLKVIFSRKIPGLVKNDFRPVMHLFLDEEKLALSDIQNFLSHPGGAKVIDELESVFQLPEGQMKESREILKNFGNMSAPTVLFVLEKAMDEGLKGRALLSTFGPGFTTAMTLLEGT